The following are encoded together in the Pseudobacteroides sp. genome:
- a CDS encoding methyl-accepting chemotaxis protein, with amino-acid sequence MNGKFFTTLSKSDDLKLNVVQVQQWITDISAARAAEGFDDGFNEADKYAQNVKTTLNELIKINPEQKKELDKIRKDFEPYYEMGKRMVKAYIDGGPDDGNQVMGEFDKTAEIINSEVLIVSLFALITVIVIVWLSISKIIIKPIMLLEKELNSLAENGGDLTQQIHVYSKDEIGNLSTSVNKFITNLRSIMIDINNCSDSVEEAAITVSKCLTELNSNIGDTSDTVQQLSLGMEETATATEQVNTSSEEIETAIDAIAAKAQRGSAAAKEISSRANELKSNAVASQQAAQEIYEKQRYKLESALEQAKAIDQIKVLSHAILQISSQTNFLALNAAIEAARAGESEKGFAVVADEIRKLA; translated from the coding sequence ATGAATGGAAAATTCTTCACCACTTTATCGAAGTCTGATGATTTAAAACTTAATGTTGTACAGGTACAGCAGTGGATTACAGATATTAGTGCTGCAAGGGCTGCTGAAGGATTCGACGACGGGTTTAATGAAGCAGATAAATATGCACAAAATGTAAAGACAACTCTTAATGAGCTTATAAAGATTAATCCAGAGCAAAAGAAAGAACTTGATAAAATTAGAAAAGATTTTGAACCGTATTATGAAATGGGAAAGAGAATGGTTAAGGCCTATATCGATGGGGGTCCGGACGATGGTAATCAAGTCATGGGAGAGTTTGATAAAACTGCCGAAATAATAAATAGTGAAGTATTAATAGTTTCATTATTTGCATTAATTACAGTAATCGTTATTGTATGGTTATCCATATCAAAAATCATAATAAAACCCATCATGCTGCTGGAGAAAGAGCTTAATTCACTAGCTGAAAATGGAGGCGACTTAACGCAACAAATTCATGTTTACTCGAAGGATGAAATTGGCAATCTTTCAACAAGTGTTAACAAGTTTATCACTAATCTTAGGTCTATTATGATTGATATCAATAATTGCTCTGATAGTGTTGAAGAGGCCGCGATAACTGTATCAAAATGCTTAACTGAGCTGAATTCAAATATAGGGGACACATCAGATACAGTTCAGCAGCTCTCTTTAGGAATGGAAGAAACTGCTACAGCAACCGAGCAAGTAAATACATCTTCCGAAGAGATAGAAACTGCAATAGATGCAATAGCTGCAAAAGCTCAAAGAGGGTCAGCGGCAGCAAAAGAAATTAGTAGCCGAGCCAATGAATTGAAATCCAATGCGGTTGCTTCACAGCAGGCAGCACAAGAGATTTATGAAAAGCAAAGATACAAGTTGGAATCGGCATTAGAGCAAGCGAAGGCGATTGACCAGATTAAAGTGCTTTCTCACGCTATTTTGCAAATATCATCTCAGACCAACTTTCTTGCTCTCAATGCTGCGATAGAAGCTGCCAGAGCAGGAGAATCGGAAAAAGGGTTTGCTGTTGTTGCAGACGAAATAAGAAAGCTAGCTTAA
- a CDS encoding sigma-70 family RNA polymerase sigma factor, producing MRSFEELCKENYKRIYKYIFTMTGSRESTEDLIQDVFTVAYEKGEAFLHHEKPPAFLYRTARNLTLTYLKQHRISTMEYLSENIADNDTDLCEKLLMDIDRKIDETAYTGQVIGSLNSNQHKLYTQRYIERKSIKEIASEQGISETAMRMRLVRLKRGIQGIVKNLKLDDK from the coding sequence ATGAGAAGTTTTGAGGAACTTTGCAAGGAAAACTATAAAAGAATATATAAATACATATTTACGATGACCGGAAGCAGGGAGTCTACTGAGGATTTAATCCAGGACGTCTTCACAGTTGCCTATGAAAAAGGCGAAGCCTTTTTGCATCATGAAAAACCGCCTGCATTTTTGTACAGGACGGCACGGAATCTTACGCTTACATATTTAAAGCAGCATAGGATTTCTACAATGGAATATCTGTCTGAAAATATTGCTGACAACGATACTGACTTATGTGAAAAACTCTTAATGGATATAGACCGGAAAATTGATGAGACGGCTTATACCGGGCAAGTGATTGGAAGTTTGAATTCAAATCAGCATAAGCTTTATACTCAACGTTACATAGAGCGTAAATCAATTAAAGAAATTGCTTCGGAGCAGGGCATCAGTGAAACAGCAATGCGTATGCGGCTGGTAAGACTTAAGCGGGGAATACAGGGTATAGTCAAAAATTTAAAACTTGATGATAAATAA
- a CDS encoding cellulose binding domain-containing protein, with amino-acid sequence MPTNLLNSSSSSIDLANLKIRYYYTIDSSATQNF; translated from the coding sequence ATTCCCACAAACCTACTTAACAGTTCTTCATCCTCAATAGACCTTGCAAATTTGAAAATAAGATATTACTATACTATCGATTCATCAGCAACTCAAAATTTCTAG
- a CDS encoding MAC/perforin domain-containing protein, with the protein MFKSNVQIGTSVNIIYGFKPLWKFYDEDGSPFFSLPCKPIRTSLPQPILEPQTFFSYPLITLHDEVKSLLSSLFEYRVLPFKGKEKVFNIPTGPLILDHPDNSEVLGKLGSYMGLDLTQDCSYMLVKLRRFSGEASHEVLRETGAVTFDKQLHLTKEGRVAMSRLRPGIKLCEGLKHDAIVTERQAEGYLDFFQNYGTHFVSKLYFGDYIFQVFAYSKENFTVLKEAFKNDSVRRELTGYSALSWNYYTNRSLVGQYGRIISHSGDKRLSQTIEQKKWHDEKYAKCDSIFTAFIKYPYAQTSFLGQFDKIVPIGFELTPINRFIEIFRSFSWQRILKGALIHQYGYDINLSVSRLRGYNWEDLLKYKKGEYPPIISQSEDIEICQPIVDLGKLELENHAKIKSLSVTADVMNASKKAVINIPGRSITFICPWLEAAEESPESTTLMVSEEAFSDLKLYIGIMWGVMRVVSEAGSRHYTLLDGFCFTEGLYDELSKRRKIELKNIRNRLSPQLLLKHSENLKILMAQLLLCCSRRHGSVFPVHLAHFYLKWMNELSFSSDELKAHIKGIENIAAALTKVHCSMQSAEEDTSTKDYISCAGCLNLHREWKVKYNEAARDIYVQKKNILRETTVTGNKMLNRSSLQQLIDCFFIIYRLRSELKEKADVNSAYPPGKNGWELIESVNRLHLKQVQAMIDMEESMREVSKAVDAMNLCMNIDFQQKQLDYMLTWFK; encoded by the coding sequence TTGTTCAAATCAAACGTTCAGATAGGAACATCTGTAAATATTATATATGGTTTCAAGCCTCTGTGGAAGTTTTATGATGAGGATGGATCTCCATTTTTTTCACTTCCTTGTAAGCCAATAAGAACTTCACTTCCTCAGCCAATTTTAGAGCCACAGACATTTTTCAGTTATCCATTAATAACTCTACATGATGAGGTAAAAAGCCTCTTGAGCAGCTTGTTTGAATACAGGGTATTGCCCTTCAAAGGGAAGGAAAAAGTATTTAATATACCTACAGGTCCACTCATACTAGACCATCCTGACAATAGTGAAGTTCTTGGAAAATTAGGAAGCTATATGGGGCTTGATCTTACGCAGGATTGCAGTTATATGCTAGTGAAACTAAGGCGTTTTTCAGGTGAAGCTTCTCATGAAGTGTTACGGGAAACTGGTGCAGTCACATTTGACAAGCAACTGCACCTAACCAAGGAGGGCAGGGTGGCTATGTCAAGGCTTCGGCCCGGAATCAAGCTATGTGAAGGTCTTAAACATGATGCCATAGTCACAGAGAGGCAGGCAGAAGGTTATTTGGATTTTTTTCAGAACTACGGGACTCATTTTGTGTCCAAATTATATTTTGGCGATTATATTTTCCAGGTATTTGCATATTCAAAAGAAAACTTTACAGTACTTAAAGAAGCATTTAAAAATGATTCTGTCAGAAGAGAATTAACAGGATATAGTGCTTTGAGCTGGAATTACTACACAAACCGCAGCTTGGTTGGACAGTATGGCAGAATAATAAGCCACAGTGGTGATAAGCGGTTAAGCCAAACTATTGAGCAAAAAAAATGGCATGATGAAAAGTATGCAAAGTGTGATAGTATTTTCACAGCATTTATAAAATATCCCTATGCACAGACCTCTTTCTTGGGCCAATTTGACAAAATAGTTCCCATTGGGTTTGAATTAACACCTATTAATCGTTTCATAGAAATATTCCGATCATTTTCCTGGCAACGGATTTTAAAGGGTGCACTTATACATCAATATGGTTATGATATTAACCTTTCAGTATCAAGGCTTAGAGGGTATAACTGGGAAGATTTATTGAAGTATAAGAAAGGGGAATACCCTCCGATAATTAGCCAAAGCGAAGACATTGAAATATGCCAGCCTATTGTTGACCTTGGAAAGCTGGAACTCGAAAACCATGCAAAGATAAAAAGCCTGTCGGTTACAGCAGATGTTATGAATGCTTCAAAAAAAGCAGTAATTAATATACCGGGCCGCTCAATTACATTTATATGTCCCTGGCTGGAAGCTGCAGAAGAAAGCCCAGAATCCACAACACTTATGGTTTCCGAAGAGGCTTTTTCCGACTTGAAACTTTATATCGGCATTATGTGGGGCGTAATGCGTGTGGTTAGCGAGGCAGGAAGCCGTCACTATACGCTTTTAGACGGTTTTTGTTTTACAGAAGGACTTTATGACGAGTTATCAAAAAGGAGAAAGATTGAGCTAAAAAACATAAGAAACAGGTTATCTCCACAGCTTTTACTAAAACATTCTGAGAACCTCAAGATTCTGATGGCACAACTTTTACTGTGTTGCAGCAGGAGACATGGCAGTGTCTTTCCAGTGCATTTGGCACATTTTTATCTTAAATGGATGAATGAGCTTTCCTTTAGCTCAGATGAGCTTAAAGCACACATCAAAGGCATTGAAAATATTGCGGCAGCTTTAACTAAAGTGCATTGCAGCATGCAGTCGGCTGAAGAGGACACCTCTACAAAAGATTATATTTCTTGTGCAGGCTGCTTGAACCTCCATAGGGAATGGAAAGTGAAATATAATGAAGCAGCAAGGGATATTTATGTTCAAAAGAAGAATATATTGAGGGAAACAACCGTCACTGGCAATAAAATGCTGAACAGATCATCACTGCAGCAATTAATAGATTGTTTTTTCATTATTTACAGGCTTCGTTCTGAATTGAAGGAGAAAGCTGACGTAAATTCTGCCTATCCGCCAGGTAAAAATGGCTGGGAATTGATTGAGTCAGTAAATCGGTTGCACCTGAAGCAAGTGCAGGCTATGATAGACATGGAAGAAAGCATGAGGGAAGTTTCTAAGGCAGTTGATGCAATGAACTTATGTATGAATATAGACTTCCAGCAAAAGCAGCTTGATTACATGCTCACATGGTTCAAATAA